The proteins below are encoded in one region of Pan paniscus chromosome 4, NHGRI_mPanPan1-v2.0_pri, whole genome shotgun sequence:
- the LOC100988959 gene encoding ubiquitin-conjugating enzyme E2 D3 yields MALKRINKELSDLARDPPAQCSAGPVGEDMFHWQATIMGPNDSPYQGGVFFLTIHFPTDYPFKPPKVAFTTRIYHPNINSNGSICLDILRSQWSPALTISKVLLSICSLLCDPNPDDPLVPEIARIYKTDRDKYNRISREWTQKYAM; encoded by the coding sequence ATGGCGCTGAAACGGATTAATAAGGAACTTAGTGATTTGGCCCGTGACCCTCCAGCACAATGTTCTGCAGGTCCAGTTGGGGAAGATATGTTTCATTGGCAAGCCACAATTATGGGACCTAATGACAGCCCATATCAAGGCGGTGTATTCTTTTTGACAATTCATTTTCCTACAGACTACCCCTTCAAACCACCTAAGGTTGCATTTACAACAAGAATTTATCATCCAAATATTAACAGTAATGGCAGCATTTGTCTCGATATTCTAAGATCACAGTGGTCGCCTGCTTTAACAATTTCTAAAGTTCTTTTATCCATTTGTTCACTGCTATGTGATCCAAACCCAGATGACCCCCTAGTGCCAGAGATTGCACGGATCTATAAAACAGACAGAGATAAGTACAACAGAATATCTCGGGAATGGACTCAGAAGTATGCCATGTGA
- the LOC130541532 gene encoding uncharacterized protein LOC130541532 isoform X2, whose amino-acid sequence MATEWSTGNRICAAPWPKEAAEPACVPRPPSRAVHALMASAARRSSGRHTSRPTTPGAAQRRCVLAALRGFRRGPAGLGQETRVPAGSELGDATAVISHRGGVGKRGSLRLQGLGTASGQPQQRPPVSAGQRARPVPRPPSSPAGPGPEGPEGAGCVLRLSAISAGPELRPDHFLLDDNYALSQAHC is encoded by the coding sequence ATGGCGACAGAGTGGTCAACCGGGAACCGGATCTGCGCGGCTCCGTGGCCGAAAGAGGCGGCCGAGCCTGCTTGCGTCCCTAGGCCGCCTTCCCGGGCCGTCCACGCCTTAATGGCCTCCGCCGCGCGGCGTTCGAGCGGCCGCCATACTTCCCGGCCCACCACGCCCGGCGCCGCCCAAAGGCGCTGCGTCCTGGCGGCTCTGCGGGGGTTTCGTCGAGGCCCAGCAGGCTTGGGTCAGGAGACCCGGGTGCCGGCGGGGTCCGAGCTGGGAGACGCCACGGCCGTCATCAGTCACCGAGGTGGGGTGGGAAAGAGAGGTTCGCTGCGGCTTCAAGGTCTGGGCACAGCCAGTGGGCAGCCACAGCAGAGGCCTCCGGTATCTGCAGGGCAGAGGGCTCGGCCTGTCCCGAGGCCCCCCAGTTCACCCGCCGGCCCGGGGCCGGAGGGCCCTGAAGGAGCGGGCTGCGTTCTGCGTCTCTCCGCGATCTCTGCCGGACCGGAACTAAGACCAGACCATTTTCTTCTGGA